The sequence GCAAGCCGGCCAACTTTCTGGACATCGGTGGTGGGGCCGGGGCAGAAACCATCAGGAAAGCTCTCACCATCATCATGTCGAAGCCGAAGGTAAAGGCGGTCTTAATCAATATCCTGGGTGGAGTTACACGCTGCGACCTCGTGGCGCAGGGTATCATTGAAGCACTCGATGCCTCGTCGGTTAAGAAACCGATTGTGGTGCGGATGATGGGCACGAAAGAGGAGGAAGGCATCCACATATTGAAAGGGGCGGGAATCAACAGCTACTCCAATATGGAGGACGCAATCGAAGAGGTGGTGGGAATATAGTCAGGATATGAGCATCATCGTCGGTAAAGACACCAGGGCTATCGTGCAGGGCATCACCGGGAACGTGGGCCGCTTCCACACCGAAGCGATGCTCGGCTATGGGACAAAAATCGTTGCCGGCGTTACCCCGGGCAAGGGGGGACAGGAAGTCTCTGGCGTGCCTGTTTACGACACGGTTGCCGAGGCCATCAACAAACATGACGCCAACGCCACCGTTATATATGTTCCTCCTCGTTTTGCCTCGGCTGCCATAATTGAAGCCATTGACGCCGGATTGAAAACGCTGGTGGTGATTACCGACCTGATACCGCAGAAAGATTCCATCGAGTTTGTTGCCAGAGCGAATGATAACGGTGTTACCATAGTTGGCCCGAATTGTCCGGGCATCATCAATCCCGGCAACCGGGTACACATGGGCGTGATGCCGAGCCACGTTTTTCGACCCGGCAGCATCGGCATGATTTCGAGAAGCGGAACGCTCACCTATGAGATTGCCTGGCTTATCAGCAACGCCGGCCTCGGGCAGAGCACCTGCGTTGGCATCGGTGGCGACCCAATTATCGGTCTGGATTTTATCAGGGTACTGGAAATGATGAAAAAAGATGAGGAGACCGAGGCCGTGGTGCTCATCGGCGAGATAGGTGGCAATCTGGAGGAAAAGGCCGCCGAATACATCGGCAAAAGTGAATATGCCAAGCCGGTTGTCGCCTACATCGCCGGAAGGACTGCGCCTCCGGAAAAGCGCATGGGCCATGCCGGGGCCATCATCAGCGGTACCATGGGAACAGCCAAGTCCAAAATCGATGCCTTTAACGCTCACGGGATTCCGGTAGCGGAAAAGCCGAGTGATATACCGCGACTGCTGCTGGAAAGGCGGTCATGATATGCCCGCTGAATTACAGCACGATATCTGTCCCGATGACCGGGAAGTTCTTACAGGCGATTCATTCCAGATAAATATAAAAGGAAAGTAACCTGATTGACGACCAAGGAAATGGAGCCTCATCTTTTCCTTATTTTCGGCGCGCTGGGTGACCTGGCACGTC is a genomic window of Chloroflexota bacterium containing:
- the sucD gene encoding succinate--CoA ligase subunit alpha; amino-acid sequence: MSIIVGKDTRAIVQGITGNVGRFHTEAMLGYGTKIVAGVTPGKGGQEVSGVPVYDTVAEAINKHDANATVIYVPPRFASAAIIEAIDAGLKTLVVITDLIPQKDSIEFVARANDNGVTIVGPNCPGIINPGNRVHMGVMPSHVFRPGSIGMISRSGTLTYEIAWLISNAGLGQSTCVGIGGDPIIGLDFIRVLEMMKKDEETEAVVLIGEIGGNLEEKAAEYIGKSEYAKPVVAYIAGRTAPPEKRMGHAGAIISGTMGTAKSKIDAFNAHGIPVAEKPSDIPRLLLERRS